In the genome of Tepidimicrobium xylanilyticum, the window CTTGGTATATCTAACTCAATTTCTCCAAAACGAGTGCTTACAGTCTTTTTCGTAGTACCATTTCTACGATTATCTGTATTTTTGTTCTTTTTATCTCCTTTTACATATCCTAATTCTACCTCTAATTCTGCCTCTAACATCTCTTGTAGTGCATCTTTAAACATTTCTTTAAGATATGTGTGGAGATCATTTACTGTTTTTAAATCTCCATCTACTATCATATTTCTTAAAACTTCCTTTGGTAAAGTTGCCATAAAAAATTCTCCTTTCTAGTTTTGGTCTTATTTAGATTCTTGCCAGAAAAGAGAATTTTATTTCCTAAAAGCACAAATTATTTTACACTACCTAATTGTGCATTGATAAAAATTATCAGTTGGACTATTATATCTGCATTTCTTCCCTGTTCGTTATAGCCATAGTTATTGGCGGCACTACTTGCTTCTTCCTAGACAACACTCCCGGAGCATAAAATGAATTATTGACAATGATTTTTCCAAAAGCATTGGCTATTAACTCTTTATATTCTCCTACTACTACCATTTCTGACGCTTCGTTGAATATGTCTGTTAACATCAATATAAATGTGGAATATCCTTGACTATTCCTTCTTTCTTCCATAGTTGATATTAGCTCTTGCTTTAAACCCTTTAAACTCTCTAAATCCATAGTATATACTTGAGCAATGCCTATCTTACTTTCATTAATATTAAATACTTTTAAATCTTGGTTTAGTAATTGTTTCGGTGTTTTATCTACTAAAGAAGTTCCCGCCTTAAACATTTCCATAGCAAATTCTTCTACATTTAAATCTGCAATTCTGGCTAATCTTTCTAACATGATCCTATCCGTGTTGGTAGATGTGGGAGATTTAAATAATAAAGTATCAGATATTATAGCAGCTGCTAATACTCCAGCTATTTTCTTCGAAGGCCTTCTTCCATTTTCAAACATTATGGATGCTATTATTGTTGAAGTGCTTCCCACTGGTTCATTTCTGAAATAAATAGGGTAACCTGTATATACATCAGCTATCCTATGATGGTCAATAATTTCTAAAATCTCACATTCCTCAAGCCCATCTACAGATTGACTCCTTTCATTATGGTCTACTAGTATTACTTTCTTCTTCATGCTAGATATTAAATGGTATCTAGAAATTAAACCTACTACTCTATTGTTATTATTATCATCAATAACCGGGTAGGACCTGTATCTAGTCTGAGACATTTTCTCCTTAACGTTGTCTACTAAATCGTCAAGAGCAAAAGTTACCAGATTTTCCCTAGTCATTACTTGGCTAATAGGAATAGATTGGGTTATCAATCTTGAGGTTGTAAAGGTATCGTGAGGTGTTGTTATAAGGGTAACTCCCTTTTCTTCAGCAATGTTTATAATATCTTCATCCATTTTCACATTTCCAGTTACAATCATTAATGAAATATTGTTCTCAATTGCTATTTTTTGTACATCCTTCCTATTACCACATATGACTACATCGTTCTCTTCCAAGTATTCTACTACGGTTTTAGGTTCCATGGCTAAAACTAAAATTTTCCCCTGTAAAGGTTTCATATTCTTTGGAATTACAATGGCTTCTGCTGACAGTGTATCTATTATATTATCTATGGTTGTACCCGATTTGCCTAAAATACCATTGTCCCAGACATCAATATAGGAAGATATGATATCAGAAATGGTAACTATTCCACATAGCTGTTCATTTTCTTCTATAACTGGAAGACTATTTAAATTGTTCTTCTTCATTATCTCCAATGCCATCCTTAAGGATATATCTGGACTGACTGGAGCAATTTTATCAAAGTCTAAATCTTCAACACTAAGCTTCACAGTTTCTAAAAGCATCGGGGGTTCTACTCCAAAATAGTCTAAAATGAACTTGGTTTCCCTATTAACAGGACCTAATCTCACTGGAATTGCGTTTACATCTCCATTTCCATTTTTATATTCTGCATAGGCTATAGCAGAGCAAATGGAATCTGAATCCGGATTTTTATGTCCTATTATGTATACCGTTTCCTTCATAAAATCCCTCCACTACTGTAGTCAATACATTGTTTTTACCTTACTAGTTCAATACATATAATTAAATTAAAAAGTGGGTCTCGGTTATTAAATGATACTCCCCAACTTAATTATCATCATATTCTCCACTTTTGTATTTATCATATTCTATTAATACCTCATATAAACCTTCACGAACAACATTATGCTTTTTCAATAATTCTCAACCTCTCCTTATCCAAATCTTCAATTACCCTAATGATATCACCTAAATCTGATTCTAACCTTCTCACTATGCCATTAACTTTACTAATGGTATCACTTACCTTTTCCTTTGCCTCATTTATTCTAGATTGAAGTGTTAGATCGACAAGTAATCCATCGAAAAAATAGTCTGCAAAGGTTAAAAATGAACCTATATCAATATCAATATTCACATGTCCATCTACATCCTCTAATTCCCTATAAAATTTTGAAAGCAATGTTTGAACTCTTGAGATTTCCGATTTTGCTTGGTCTATTTTAGAATGTTTAGCCATGGTTACAATCATGCCTCCAGCTAATACATCCCATAACCCCCAGTTACTTGCAGATTGTAAACTTTCATCAACCTGTCTAAGTGAATACAATAAGGACTTCCCAGCTCCAATGGCCTCTTCAACTTCCTTCTTCTTGTCTATGTAATAAGATTCCTTTTCTATAATCTCATCTAATCTATTTCCTATTTCAATATCTAAAGTTCTAATGAGTTTCTTCTTTTCATCTATTATTAACCTATACTCACTATCTAGATCACCAAGTCTTTTTATATTCTCTTTTATGGTTGCAATACCCTTATTCAAATCCATAATTTCTTCATTCACTGCATCAACTTTTAATTTTGCTGCTAAAGCTTCCTCTTTTTCTTTTTCTAATTTTTCAAACTTCCTTCCAATAATGGTATTAATAAAATTGGCAATGGATATTCTTTCAAGCTTTTCCACATCCAGTTCTTCTTTTCTCAATTGTTCAAGCAATTTTGCTTTCTTCTCTTCTAAAACCCTTTTTTGTTTTTCAGCATTCTCAAGCATCTTAAGAAGTCTTTCCTTCTCTCTCATATTAGACTTAATATTTAGTAACCTTTCATTCAATTCTTTCATAATAAACCTCCATAACAGTTAATGGATTTGCAATTTTATGAAGACTGAAAACTATAATCCATTATATTAGACTTTATTCCCATATGAAAGTGGATGCTCAAAAGAAGAATTAGAAAAATTAGAATACTCTCTAGTTCTTTTTCCTCTTAAGAATATTCTCATTCTTTATTGCAAAAATATCAAATTTCAAAATAATTTTTTGTTAAACTCTTTTTGAAACATTTCTGAGTAATATAATATCAATAGACTTCTAAATGTTAAATCACATATACGCCTTTTTTCAGATTTCCAGTCTTTCTCTAATGCTAAACCTATATAAGTTCCCCATTTTGTAAAGTAATAATGTCTTAGTTTCTTATTAAACAACCCATCATTTTCTTCTAATATTTTTGCTAGAAAGTCAACTTGCTCTTTCAATTCACTAATATGTCTGACTACATTAAGTCTAGATAACAATTCTAACCTATGAAACCACATCATCCAATCTCTATCCTTAAAATTGCTTATATTTGGGATAAAGTCATGCATGCAGAAAGAAGCTGGTGCAATCAGCTGATGTCCCTTTAATACATATATATCTGGAATAGGAGATAACTTAACTAATTGTCGTATTGAAGTAGTGACCATCTTTTTATTTTTTTCATTTCTCCATCCCTTGGTAAAAGCAAGTAATCTTAAATCATATATACTTGGCCATTTTACTCCATCAACAAAAATCAACTTGTCTTTATACTGCTTTGTAATATCTTCTATTTTGCTTACAGTAATAACAAATCTAAACTTATCCAGTGAATTTTCTATCTGTTTTTGAATAAACTCTTTATTTTCTATGCCAGCATAAGTAAATACAGTAGCCCTAATTAATTCTGAACCTCCAAATCCCTTTTCATCTAATATTTTCCCTACCTTAAATAGACACCCTTTATCAAATGTATCCTGTCTTTTTTCCAATTCATTTAACATTCTTGCCATTGAAGGGTGTCCAGATAATATACCTTTTTCTGATAATACCCTTATCGCAGTCTCAATTCCTTTTTCACTATGAAAATCTTCATCTATCCAACCATTTACATTTTGTTTCTCAATAAACTCTTGGACTAGTTTATCCCTTAAAATTTGATCTTGTAAACTTTTCTCTTCATCTATATCTATATGATTTAAAATTTCTTTTTTGATTCTATATATTATTGATGGACAAGCATTATTAAATATAAATTCTAAAGTTCTATTCATTAATTTCTCCTTTCATCGTTAATTAATAAACACTTATGAAATATAATACTTCTAATTTGAATTAACTATTTTTTCATAAAGTTAAAACTTACTATCCTTATAATATACTTTAAATGGTAAATAAGTTATTCCTGACTTTTCCCACTCCTCTATCAATTGTGGTAAATACTTATCATCATTAAAAATTGCAATCCCACAATCCCCTCCACCTGCTCCAGAGGGCTTTGCGTAGCCATTTAATTTTGATGCTATATGGCATAATTTAGTTAATAGAGGTGTTTCTATAGTTATGCCTAGATTCTTGCCTAATTCCACTAGAAGTTTTCGATTTATATTGATTTGCTTTTGTATTTCATCAATGTCTTTCTTTTTAAATGCAGCAATCATTTTATCCACACATCTTTTACTCTCATACAAAAAGTTTTCATAGGATATATTGTAAATAGTTTTCCTATCATCTACCTGAGTTACTAAATTCGATGTAATTGCAGGCTTACCTGTCCATCCAACGATCAATTTTAATTCTCTAGGAGGCGTTAGATATTCTATTGACAGATTTGGCCATGGTTTATTTAACAATTGGGTAATTGTATTCTCCTTTTCCTGTTCTATTACCCAATTCCTATCAAAGGACGTATAAGCAATCCAACCTCCATAAACGCTAGCAGCAATATCACCACAGGACCCTTTTGGATTTATAGCCAAATTTGCTAAAGCAGATAACTTAAATAATCCCTCATTAGATACATTAATTTTATAGTGAGTACACAGTGCTTTTACCGTAGCTACTATAACTGCTGCACTAGAACCTAATCCATATTTTATTCCTTCTTTAGTTTCCAACTGACTAACAACCTTTAAATGATAATATACTAATTCTTTACCCAACTCTTTTGCATAATTTTCAACTATTTTAATGGCAGAAAGTATATGGGATAATCTATTACAATCTTTGGTTAGTACAATTTCTCCATCTTCTCTACTCCAAAAAACCTTATCATTATTAGATATTATGCTCCCTTTATCTAGGGATCCTATTAATGAAACTGTAATACCCTTATCAATAGCTACTAAAATTGCAGGATATCCTGGTTCTAGTACCGCATAATCACCAGCTATGAATAACTTGCCAGACGCAAAAGTTTTAATCATACATACATCTCCTTTATAGAATAGTAATACCAGGTCCTGGTTTAGCAATTATAACTTGATCTGGGTCAAAAAACTGAATCAACCTGTCTTTAATTTTATGGCTTTCCGATAGTCTACATAGTATTTTAACATTAGGTCCTGCATCCAGAGTAAAATAGCAATAAATCCCTTCTCTTCTCAGTTGTCGTACTATCTGCATTACCTTAAGACTATCTGGTTCCCAGTAGCAAAATGGCGGGTTAGCTCCTAACATAATAGCATGCATTTTTAATCCATTTCTTTCAGCAATTAAGCCAGTCTTTTTAAAATCTCTATTTCTGATTGCAATTTTAATATGTTTTAAATCTTCTTCAGCACTTTCCACCCAAACTTTATAGAAAGGTGAAGTATCAACTGTCCGCTTCATTCCTTCTCTGCTTGATATTAACTTTTCCATGCTATTTACCATAACGATTACTATTCCAATATCCCATTGAGCATCATCTATTGGCACCGCATAGGAATCTTGATGGGAGGAACCTTTCTTCCATTCTACAAATCCTCCATAAATACTCCTTGCTGCACTACCTGAGCCTTGCCTTGCATATATGGATAATTGCCTATTATCTAAATTTAATCCACTTGCCACATTTGCAGCTGCTGCCAAGGCAGCAAAGCCTGATGCGGAGGAAGCCAACCCTGCTGCAGTAGGCACATAGTTTCTGCTCTTCACTACTGCTGATAAATTTAACCCAGCAGCCTTTCGAAACAAATCCAAAAATTTGCTAACTTTTTCTGTGGTATCTTTCCCTTGAAGCTTATCATTTAAATAGAAATAGTCCCTATCCACATCTTTCCTAAAAATTACTTCCGTTTCAGTGTAAAAACAATCTATGGTAAGGGAAAGACTGCTATTCATTGGTAGAACCAATTTTTCGTCTCTCTTTCCCCAGTATTTAATCAAAGCAATATTGGCATAGGCTCTTGCCCTTCCCCTACTCTTCATTGCCATCAACTCCCATATTAGATATCCAAGTATTTTCTGCCCCATTTAATATCAATTTATTTGATAATTTAATTGCTTCATCTTTAGTAGCAGCTAGGGCAATCATACATCCACCTCTGCCACCGCCAGTTAATTTAGCACCTAATGCTTCATTTCTCATTGCCACAGAAACTAAATGATTCAACTTATCATTGCTTACACCTAGCTTATCTAATATTAAATGGGCCTTGCTCATAATTTGCCCAAGTTTTACAATATCCTTTGATTCAATGGCATCCTTTGCATTTCGAGTTAAAAAACCTAATTGTTCAATCAATGATCTGCCTTTTTGGGGATTTAAATCTATTAATTTTCTTACATCATTAACAGCAGCTTGGGTTTTGCCTAATTCGCCAGTATCTGCCACTATCAAATATGCATCTAATTTAAATGGAAAAGGTATAAAAGACTTCCCTTTAATATAATAAATGGGTTCTTCCCCTATGACAGTTGCTGCATCAATACCACTTGGATTCCCATGGACTATTTTTTCCGATATGTTTGCCCATTTAAACAAGTCCTCTTTGGTTAAGGGCTGACGGAAAAAATCATATAAAGCACGAATAGTTGCCACTGCAACTGCAGCACTAGAACCCATTCCCCTTTCTGGTGGAATGGTGCTTTCAATTCTTATCCGAAAATCCTCTAACTTTTCATCGAAACTATTTACAATGTCCCTAATAATAGTAGTTAATCCTAGTAGCCTATCTGGCACTTCTGAAAAAAATCCATTATAGAAAAAGCAATCCAATGTTAAAGAGCCTTCTTTTCTATAAATAGCAGTTTTAACCTTAGTCGCGGGAAAAGGCATCGCCAATGCAGGCTGACCATGAACTACTGCATGTTCTCCTATTAAAATTACTTTCCCAATAGCTATGCCTATGCTAATTTCATCTCCCATACTATGCTCCCTCTTTACTAAATATTGTTTTTAATCCCTAAGCTCTTTCAACAATTCTATCTCCTTTTTATACCCCTCTAGTTCATTAGGGGTTTCTAGATAAAAAGGAAGGTCCTTTAATAAAGGGTGATTTATTATATTCTTAATGGCGTCTAATCCTATGGTTCCTTCCCCAAGCCTAGCATGTCTATCTTTATTACTATCAAATTCTATCATACTGTCGTTTAAATGGATGGCCTTCAACCTTTCTAACCCAACTATTTCGTCAAATTCTTCTAAAACCCCATCTAAATCCCCTACAATATCATAGCCTGCTGAATAAACATGACAAGTATCAAGACAAACCCCTACCAATTCATCATATTTTACCCCACCGATTATAGCTTTTAACTCCTGAAAATTTCGGCCTATTTCAGTTCCTTTCCCTGACATGGTCTCCAATAGTATCATAGTTGTTTCATTACCGGTTATTATCTCATTTAAAGCATCTATTATTCTCTGAATACCATACTCTACACCCATTCCAACATGATTTCCAGGATGAAAATTAAAATAGGGTATGGAAATTTCATTCGCCCTTTTATAGTCTTCCTTAAGTATCCTTTTAGCCATTCCATAGGTTTTATCCTTATGGGAAGCCAAATTAATAATATATGGAGCATGGGCTAGCAAAGGTCCAAAATCATGTTTCCTTAATATTTCCCGCATCCCTTCAACATCTTCTAAATCCAATTCCCTATTAGATGAGCCTCTTGGATTTCTACTAAAAAACTGAAAAACATTAGCTCCTATATCTAAAGCCAATTCTGCAGCCTTCTTGTAGCCTCTGGCAATAGTTAAATGACAACCTATAAGCATTAAATCATCCTTTCTATGACATCACACAAATCCCTAATCAATAATAAAACCACTTTGTAGGCAATAAAAAGGTCCAAGGCATGGTAATAATCGCAATGGTCAATGCAAGCTTAAACCTAGTACTTAAATCTTCTATTAATTCTTTAAAAGTAATCCTGTAGTTAAATAGGAATATAAAAAATCCCGACATTAATATGGCAAATAGAATTATGATAACAGCCCATATATTGCTGAAAGGGTCATAATTTATTCCAGATAATAGTTCATTGGATAAACCAAAAGAATCACCTAATATTCCCAATATAAATAATATTATAGCACCAATAAAATCGGCCAAAAATCCAAAAATCCATACTTTGACTATACTTTTTCTATAAAAGGACGTCATACTATAATGAAAATCTGCCAATTTAAATATCTTAAAACAAGCTAATATTACTAAAGAATCGATTATATAGTTTCCTATCAAAGTTATGAATATAACTGGTGGAAAAAATAATA includes:
- a CDS encoding transposase; protein product: MATLPKEVLRNMIVDGDLKTVNDLHTYLKEMFKDALQEMLEAELEVELGYVKGDKKNKNTDNRRNGTTKKTVSTRFGEIELDIP
- a CDS encoding putative manganese-dependent inorganic diphosphatase, whose protein sequence is MKETVYIIGHKNPDSDSICSAIAYAEYKNGNGDVNAIPVRLGPVNRETKFILDYFGVEPPMLLETVKLSVEDLDFDKIAPVSPDISLRMALEIMKKNNLNSLPVIEENEQLCGIVTISDIISSYIDVWDNGILGKSGTTIDNIIDTLSAEAIVIPKNMKPLQGKILVLAMEPKTVVEYLEENDVVICGNRKDVQKIAIENNISLMIVTGNVKMDEDIINIAEEKGVTLITTPHDTFTTSRLITQSIPISQVMTRENLVTFALDDLVDNVKEKMSQTRYRSYPVIDDNNNNRVVGLISRYHLISSMKKKVILVDHNERSQSVDGLEECEILEIIDHHRIADVYTGYPIYFRNEPVGSTSTIIASIMFENGRRPSKKIAGVLAAAIISDTLLFKSPTSTNTDRIMLERLARIADLNVEEFAMEMFKAGTSLVDKTPKQLLNQDLKVFNINESKIGIAQVYTMDLESLKGLKQELISTMEERRNSQGYSTFILMLTDIFNEASEMVVVGEYKELIANAFGKIIVNNSFYAPGVLSRKKQVVPPITMAITNREEMQI
- a CDS encoding phosphomevalonate kinase, which codes for MIKTFASGKLFIAGDYAVLEPGYPAILVAIDKGITVSLIGSLDKGSIISNNDKVFWSREDGEIVLTKDCNRLSHILSAIKIVENYAKELGKELVYYHLKVVSQLETKEGIKYGLGSSAAVIVATVKALCTHYKINVSNEGLFKLSALANLAINPKGSCGDIAASVYGGWIAYTSFDRNWVIEQEKENTITQLLNKPWPNLSIEYLTPPRELKLIVGWTGKPAITSNLVTQVDDRKTIYNISYENFLYESKRCVDKMIAAFKKKDIDEIQKQININRKLLVELGKNLGITIETPLLTKLCHIASKLNGYAKPSGAGGGDCGIAIFNDDKYLPQLIEEWEKSGITYLPFKVYYKDSKF
- the mvaD gene encoding diphosphomevalonate decarboxylase; this encodes MKSRGRARAYANIALIKYWGKRDEKLVLPMNSSLSLTIDCFYTETEVIFRKDVDRDYFYLNDKLQGKDTTEKVSKFLDLFRKAAGLNLSAVVKSRNYVPTAAGLASSASGFAALAAAANVASGLNLDNRQLSIYARQGSGSAARSIYGGFVEWKKGSSHQDSYAVPIDDAQWDIGIVIVMVNSMEKLISSREGMKRTVDTSPFYKVWVESAEEDLKHIKIAIRNRDFKKTGLIAERNGLKMHAIMLGANPPFCYWEPDSLKVMQIVRQLRREGIYCYFTLDAGPNVKILCRLSESHKIKDRLIQFFDPDQVIIAKPGPGITIL
- the mvk gene encoding mevalonate kinase, which codes for MGDEISIGIAIGKVILIGEHAVVHGQPALAMPFPATKVKTAIYRKEGSLTLDCFFYNGFFSEVPDRLLGLTTIIRDIVNSFDEKLEDFRIRIESTIPPERGMGSSAAVAVATIRALYDFFRQPLTKEDLFKWANISEKIVHGNPSGIDAATVIGEEPIYYIKGKSFIPFPFKLDAYLIVADTGELGKTQAAVNDVRKLIDLNPQKGRSLIEQLGFLTRNAKDAIESKDIVKLGQIMSKAHLILDKLGVSNDKLNHLVSVAMRNEALGAKLTGGGRGGCMIALAATKDEAIKLSNKLILNGAENTWISNMGVDGNEE
- a CDS encoding deoxyribonuclease IV; protein product: MLIGCHLTIARGYKKAAELALDIGANVFQFFSRNPRGSSNRELDLEDVEGMREILRKHDFGPLLAHAPYIINLASHKDKTYGMAKRILKEDYKRANEISIPYFNFHPGNHVGMGVEYGIQRIIDALNEIITGNETTMILLETMSGKGTEIGRNFQELKAIIGGVKYDELVGVCLDTCHVYSAGYDIVGDLDGVLEEFDEIVGLERLKAIHLNDSMIEFDSNKDRHARLGEGTIGLDAIKNIINHPLLKDLPFYLETPNELEGYKKEIELLKELRD